The Mustelus asterias unplaced genomic scaffold, sMusAst1.hap1.1 HAP1_SCAFFOLD_2767, whole genome shotgun sequence genome has a segment encoding these proteins:
- the LOC144490006 gene encoding EVI5-like protein, with product MSWSYWPSWRSKTGLPIATAAPDSRVRLLEADSKSLRSVNGSRRNSSGSLVSSSSASSNLSHLEEDTWILWGRLINEWEEVRKKKEKLLRELIRKGIPHHFRGIAWQLLCNATDMPVKNQYSELLKMTSPCEKLIRRDIARTYPEHEFFKGQDSLGQEVLFNVMKAYSLVDREVGYCQGSAFIVGLLLMQMPEEEAFCVFVRLMQEYRLRELFKPSMAELGLCIYQFEYLIQVTSWALHSRELCGKH from the exons GACTGCCCATTGCGACTGCTGCGCCAGATTCTAGAGTgag GTTGCTGGAGGCTGATAGTAAGTCACTACGGTCTGTGAATGGATCGCGACGGAACAGCAGCGGCTCGCTTGTGTCCAGCTCCTCGGCTTCAAGCAACTTGAGTCACTTGGAGGAGGACACGTGGATCCTGTGGGGCCGACTGATCAACGAATGGGAGGAAGTCCGCAAAAAGAAAGAGAAGCTGCTGAGG GAGCTTATTCGGAAAGGAATTCCACACCATTTCCGGGGAATTGCTTGGCAATTACTATGCAACGCCACTGAcatgccagtgaaaaatcagtatTCGGAATTGTTAAAGATGACCTCCCCCTGTGAGAAGTTGATCCGGAGAGACATTGCTCGTACATACCCAGAACATGAATTCTTCAAAGGACAAGACAGTCTGGGACAAGAGGTGCTGTTCAATGTCATGAAG GCATATTCCCTGGTTGACCGTGAAGTTGGATATTGCCAAGGAAGTGCTTTCATTGTGGGTCTTCTCCTCATGCAG ATGCCAGAGGAAGAAGCcttctgtgtgtttgtgcgttTGATGCAAGAATATCGACTGCGGGAGCTTTTTAAACCCAGCATGGCAGAGCTGGGACTCTGCATCTATCAGTTTGAATACTTAATACAGGTAACCAGCTGGGCATTGCACTCAAGAGAATTGTGTGGGAAACACTAG